A region from the Prionailurus viverrinus isolate Anna chromosome E2, UM_Priviv_1.0, whole genome shotgun sequence genome encodes:
- the CFAP20 gene encoding cilia- and flagella-associated protein 20 has translation MFKNTFQSGFLSILYSIGSKPLQIWDKKVRNGHIKRITDNDIQSLVLEIEGTNVSTTYITCPADPKKTLGIKLPFLVMIIKNLKKYFTFEVQVLDDKNVRRRFRASNYQSTTRVKPFICTMPMRLDDGWNQIQFNLSDFTRRAYGTNYIETLRVQIHANCRIRRVYFSDRLYSEDELPAEFKLYLPVQNKAKQ, from the exons ATGTTCAAAAACACGTTCCAGAGCGGCTTCCTCTCCATCCTCTACAGCATTGGCAGCAAACCCCTGCAGATCTGGGACAAAAAG GTGCGGAATGGCCACATCAAAAGAATCACTGATAATGACATCCAGTCCCTGGTGCTAGAGATTGAAGGGACGAATGTCAG cACCACGTATATCACCTGTCCCGCAGACCCAAAAAAGACATTGGGGATTAAACTGCCCTTCCTTGTCATGATTatcaaaaatttgaagaaatacttTACCTTTGAAGTACAG GTACTAGATGACAAGAATGTGCGTCGGCGGTTTCGGGCAAGTAACTACCAGAGCACCACCCGAGTCAAACCCTTCATCTGTACCATGCCCATGCGGCTGGATGATGGCTGGAACCAGATTCAGTTCAATCTGTCAGACTTCACACGGCGGGCATATGGCACAAATTACATCGAGACCCTGAGAGTGCAG ATCCACGCAAACTGTCGCATCCGACGTGTTTACTTCTCAGACAGACTCTACTCAGAAGATGAACTGCCGGCAGAGTTCAAATTATATCTCCCAGTTCAGAACAAAGCAAAG caaTAA